The window TATATATCTTTAGTGATATTGTTAAAATTCCATTTAGAATTGTACTTTGGTCTAAGTTAGGATTGTATTATGAAGCCTTTATTGTTTGCTTCTTAGCATCTACAACTTTATCTATTTTGATAGGTTATATCTTAAGAAAAAATCATTATTCACGATTACTATGTCTTGGAATGAAAAAATAAGGATATATATATATGAATAAAAAATTTGACTATTTAGTAGTTGGGGCGGGCCCATTTGGTGCTGTATTTGCCCATGAAGCGCACAAGCGTGGTAAATCAGTACTCGTCATCGATCGTCGTGATCATATAGCAGGTAATATGTATTGTGAAAGCAAAGATGATATCAATATTCACGTCTATGGCGCTCATATTTTCCACACATCCTTGAAACATGTGTGGGATTATGTCAATCAATTTGCTGAGTTTAATCACTATGTAAATAGTCCTGTGGCAAATTATAAAGGTGAGATGTACAATTTGCCCTTCAATATGAACACATTCTCTAAAATGTGGAATATTCGAACTCCAAAAGAGGCACAAGATATCATTACTAAACAACGGGCTGCTATTTCAGGGGAACCAAAGAATTTAGAAGAGCAAGCTATTAGCCTCGTAGGGACAGATATTTACGAAAAGCTCATCAAAGGATATACGGAAAAACAATGGGGTCGTAAATGTACAGAGTTACCAGCTTTTATCATTAAACGTTTGCCAGTGCGTTATACATACGATAACAATTACTTTAATGACCGTTTTCAAGGTATTCCTATTGGCGGTTATACCAAGATGATTGAACGCATGTTAGAAGGCATTGAAGTCCGTTTAGGTGTAGACTTCCTCAAACATCGGAACGAATATGAAACTTTGGCATATAAGATTATCTACACAGGCCCTATAGATGAATACTTTGGTTATTCTGAAGGGGTATTAGAATATCGCGGTCTTCGTTTTGAAACTGAACGTCTCGAAGAGGAAAACCATCAAGGCGTTGCGGTGGTGAACTATACGGAAGGTGAAATTCCGTATACTCGTATCATTGAGCATAAGCATTTTGAGTTTGGCACACAGCCCGTTACGTATGTAACAAAAGAATATCCAAAGGACTGGGAAATCGGTGAAGAAGCGTATTATCCAGTAAATGATGTAAAGAATTTGGATCTATATGCTAAATATGTTAAAAAGGCTGAAGCGATTTCTAATGTTATCTTTGGTGGTCGTTTAGGGGAATATAAATATTACGATATGGATAAGGTCATTGCTAGTGCTTTATTATTAGTAGAAAAAGAGCTAGCCTAAGCGAAATTTCATATGGTAGGTGAATCGACTGGAGAGTCAATACTCAAGTAGGAGAGTACTAGTGAATATTAAGATTTTAGTTGCCACACATAAGCAATATTGGATGTCAGAAGACTCCGTGTACATGCCAATCCATGTAGGCCGAGAAGGTAAGGCTGATATTGGTTATACTGGTGATCATACGGGAGATAACATATCTTCAAAAAATGCGAACTATTGTGAGTTGACAGGTCTGTATTGGGCTTGGAAAAACCTTGATGCGGATTATATTGGTCTCGTTCATTACAGACGTTATTTTACGCGCAAAGAGGTGCGCTCCGTAGAAGATAAAAAGAATCAAATCTTGACGGGTGCAGAATGGGAGAAACTACTTTTACAAT of the Veillonella parvula genome contains:
- the glf gene encoding UDP-galactopyranose mutase, whose translation is MNKKFDYLVVGAGPFGAVFAHEAHKRGKSVLVIDRRDHIAGNMYCESKDDINIHVYGAHIFHTSLKHVWDYVNQFAEFNHYVNSPVANYKGEMYNLPFNMNTFSKMWNIRTPKEAQDIITKQRAAISGEPKNLEEQAISLVGTDIYEKLIKGYTEKQWGRKCTELPAFIIKRLPVRYTYDNNYFNDRFQGIPIGGYTKMIERMLEGIEVRLGVDFLKHRNEYETLAYKIIYTGPIDEYFGYSEGVLEYRGLRFETERLEEENHQGVAVVNYTEGEIPYTRIIEHKHFEFGTQPVTYVTKEYPKDWEIGEEAYYPVNDVKNLDLYAKYVKKAEAISNVIFGGRLGEYKYYDMDKVIASALLLVEKELA